The following is a genomic window from Deltaproteobacteria bacterium PRO3.
CGGAATTATCGAAGGAGGGTCGCCCAAGAGTTGTTGTCCGACCGCGTCAATTTTCCCGGCACCCCCACGCAAAAAAGGGTTGCTTCCCACCCGAAAATGAATAAAGTGCGCAGAAATGCATAAGAAATTCGCTTACCTTCTATTCGCCTGCCTCGGCGCGGCCTTGATGACTTCCCCCGCTTCCGCCCGCAGTCGCGAGGAAAAATCCGATTTCCGACTACCTCAGTTGTCGGATCCCGCGGTCGAGTTCTACGACGAAGGGCTGCTCGAGGCCGCCGAGATCGCCAAGCTGAAGGCTCGAAAACACTCCCGAAAGCGTTGTTGGCGCGCCGTAAAACAGGCCCTGCTCGATGCCAACGTCGTCCCCTACCGCCCCACCTCGCGATATGCCCGGGACGCCGGAGTGGAGCTTGAGACCGAATTCGCGTTTAAAAAGCTCGAGATCGACGACCCCTATGAAGCACCGATCGGTTCCCTCCTCGTCTACGGCGGGCCCGGGGCCGGGCACATCGAGTTCCGCGTCGAGGAGGGCTTCGTCAGCGACTTCACCAATCCCCGTCCCTCGCAGCGCCCGCTGATCGGCGTCTACGTCAGCTCGGCGGCAGTCGCCCGCGAGCCCTATTTCCGGTCGCGCCAATAAGCGGCGACCCCTCCCCTCTTTCCAAAATTCGACAATACCGCCGCCGTCCAACTTACTGTCGCAGCGTCTCCAGGATTTTTTCCGCAAGCCACAGGTCGTGAACCGAATACTTCGCCAAGGGCGCGGGCCTCGAGGTACGCAGGCCCTCGGACCCGCCGAAAATCCGCAGGCGGCGCCAGTACCGTTTCGGGGGAATCTGCGCCAACAAGGATTGCAAGGCCTCCGGCGCCGTCGGATCGGCGCAAAAGGCTCCGTCGACGTAGGCGATCTGAAAAGGGGGCAAGAGCCGGCGGCAGCGCCAGAAATGCTCCTTCTCGAACATCCCGTATTCCCAGGGGCGGCCGCGGCGCACTCCTTCCATCGCCACGAATTCGTGACCCTCGCCGGCGGCACCGGTGCGCGCGACCGGACGGAGCCCCAGCCAGCGGTAAGCCTTGCCGCGCGAGGCGATGAGGGCCAGCATGACGAAGAAGAAAACGAAAAAGACGGCGAGGGCGATCCAAATCGCCGCCTGCGAGACCCAGCGCGGCAAGCCCCATTCGCTTAAGGAAACGGCGCCGAAGACCGCGAGCGGCAGGCCGAGGCAAAAACCGGCGACCAGCAGGTAGATCAGGTATTTTTTCAAGACATGGTTTCGGGCCGTGGCGGGATCCAGGGGCTCAACGGCCATGTGCAGCAGGAGCGCGGCCTCGTCGGCCAATTCGGGCGGACCGGGGGCTCCGGAAAAGGGAATCGGGACCACTCTAGACCCCGCGGCGATGGAGGCGCAGGAGCCCCCAGGCCCCAAGCGCCAGACAGGCCATGAGGCCCAAGCCTCCCGAGGGGGCAGGGGCTCCCAATTGGCAGCCGCCGCCGGAAATCAGCGTCGGGGCCGGCGCCGCGGGATAGACGATGGTCAATATCGCCGCCTCGGGATCGCCCAATACGATGCCTTCGCTGGGATTGCTCAGGGCGAGCAGCACGGTCCGGTCCCCGAAAACGCCGTCGGGATTGAGCAAGGGGATCTCGACCTCGGCGGAAGTCTGCCCGTCCGCGAAGGTCACGACTTGGACGACGCCGGTGTAATCCAGCCCTGCGAAGGCGGTGCCATCGGCGGTGCTGAATTGGACGCTGATCTCGCCGTCGGAACCTCCGCTGCGCAGCAGCGTGACGACCGCCGGCCCCGCGTCGGCGTTGGCCTGGTAGGCGGCCGCGCTGAACTGCACCGTCCCGGCGATGACGAGGGAAACCCCGTTGGAGAATTCGGAGGTGTTCCCGTTGGGATCGGTGACCGTCGCCGTCACTCGCGGATCGACGATGGCATTGAGATCGACCGCGGAGTTGACGATGTCGGCGACGGCCGTGAAATCGACGTTGCCGGCGCCGTCGGTGACGATCTGGGTCTCGCCCAGGAAAAATTCGCCCTCGCCGAATCCGGAGGGATCCAGGGATGAATTGACGAAGAACTGGATCGTATAAGTCGTGTTGGGGGCGCTCGCCAAAGTTCCGGTGACCGTGAGGGTGGCGCCGGAACTGGTCGCCTCGAGCAGAGCGGGCGCCTCTTGTCCCAGGTTGCCCTGTCCGCCGTTGAGCGAAATCCCGAGCAGGTCGTTGCCGAAGATGTTGTTGCTCAAGATCGCGTTGTCGACGGCGCTGGTTTCTTGGATTTCCACCCCGTTCTCGCCGTTGAATTTGATCGTGTTGCCCTCGGCGAGGCCGCCGCCGAGCCGATTGTCGGTGGAGGCCTGTCCCACCAGGATGCCGTCGCCGGCATTGCCCAAGTCGACGACGCCGCCGAGGTCGGTGCCGATAAAATTGCCCTGCACGGCGACGCCGACCGCGCCGTCGTTGAGGTAGACGCCGGAGGATCCGTTGCCGGAGATCACGTTTCCGGCCCCGGTGGCACCCCCGATGACGTTTCCGGTGGTGTTCTCGACACCCACGCCCACCGAATCGTTGCCCAGGGGCAGCAGCCCCGAGACGTCGACGCCGACGAAGTTCCCCTGCACGAGGTTGCCGGTGGCGGGACCCAGGATGAAAATCCCGAAGGAGTCGTTGCCGGAGATCACGTTGCGCGCCTCCACCGAGGTGCCGCCGATGCGGTTTTCGTTGGAACCCTCGATAAAAACGCCGAACCCGTCGTTGCCCCGGTCGAGCGTTCCGGTGACGTCCGTGCCGATGAAGTTTCCTTCGACGATGTTGAATCGGGTACCGAGGGCGTTTCCGGAGTCGTCGCGGATATGAACGCCGTCCCCTTGATTTCCGGAAATGACGTTGCGCGCCCCCGCCGCCGTGCCCCCGATTTGGTTGTCGTCGGCCTCGTCTCCAAACATCGGGCCGATGGCCCCGCCTTCAATCAGGACTCCGTCTTCGCCATTGGGCACCTCGACGGTGCCGGACGCATCGAGCCCAATGATGTTCCCCTGGACGACATTACGCGCCGCGCTTTGACTGACGATCGCAATGCCCTCTTCGGCGTTGCCGGAGATCACGTTGCCCTCGCCCGCCCCGGAGCCCCCGAAAATATTGTCGTTGCCGCTGGAATTGAGGATGCCGCGGCCGTTGTTGGGAACGGCGTTGGCCCCCGTGACATCCAGGCCGATGTAGTTGCCCTGGATGCGGTTGCCGGAGATGCCTAATATGCCGCCGCCGATGAAGACGCCGTCCGCGTCGTTGCCCGAGATGATGTTGCGGGATCCTGGCGTGCTGCCGCCGATTAGGTTGTCGTCGCCTTGGAGCAGGACAGCCCCGTTGGAGTTGTTGCCCAATCCGCCCAGGGCCGCGGTCCCGGCGAGATTGGTGCCGATCTTGTTGCCTTGGACGGTATTTTGCGTCGCACTGGATTGAATGAAAACGCCGCGGCTGTTGCCCGAAATCAGGTTGCCCTGGCCGACGTTGGGGCCGCCGATAAAGTTGCCCGAGGCGTCGTCGCCGATCGAGACCCCCTCGTCGTTGTTGCCGAGGTCGGCGGTCCCCGTGACGTCGGTCCCGATCAGGTTGCCGAAGACTTGGTTGCCGGTCGATCCCGCCCCTTCGATGGCAATCCCGCGGGCGCCCGCCCCGCCGTTGCCCGAGACGAGGTTGCCCTGGCCGGCCTCGTCGCCTCCGATGGTGTTATTGGCGGAATTGAGGATCAGGATGCCGTCGTCTTGGTTGCCTTGGTCCGCATTGCCCGCGGCGTTGGTTCCGACGTAGCAGCCGGTCACGATATTGCCGCCGCCGGTCTCCAGCACAATACCGTTGTCGCTGAAACGCTGGATGACCAAGGCCCGCACCACGGAATCGCCGGCGGTGATGTTCAGGCCGTCGACACCGGCGCCCGCCCCGTTGCCATCAAGGACGATGATCGGCGCCAGGACGAAGCCGGGCTGCGAGGTGCCGTCGATGTCGACGGGCGCCGTGACCGTCGGCAGGGCCGAGGCGGGGGCGATGGTGAAGGGGGACGCTCCCGCCAAGTCGAATTCGATGCGGTTGCGCGTCCCCGCCGGCGGAGGGTTTGCGTTGGAATCCAGGATGGCCTGCCGCAGGGTACCGGCCCCGGCGTCCCCGGTGGAGTCGACCGTGAAGGTGCTCTGCGCGCGCGAAGCGACGGAGAAGAGGCAAAGGGATACTGCGGCGAATACGGCGATGAGACGGGCCATGGAATTCTCCAATGAATGTCGGGTGATAAGGATCGGACCCGTCATTCTCCATCAAGAATCCAAAAAGTCAAAGCGATTTTTCCCCGTCCTTCTCCTGCATCAGTTCCCGCATCGCCGCCAGGACCTCCTCGTGGATCCGCCGCACCGCCTTGCGGAAGGACTCGCCCTTCCGGCGCTTGGTGGAGATCGGTTTGCCGATGCGGTGGACCAGCTTCACCGGGAAGGGCAAGAGCCCGATGCCGAAGAAAAAGGGGAGCGAAAAACGGATCCGTCGCAGGATGCGGACCCGCTGTCTCAGGAACACGCGCGAGGTCAGATAGACCTCGTTGATCCCCTGGCAATAAGTGGGGATGATGGGAGCCCCCATCTTGCAGGCGACGACCGCGAAACCGTAGCGCCCGTGCCAGGGAATGGTCTTCATTCCCGGATGGACGAGCAGCGCCTCGTAGATCCCGCCCGGCGCCACCAGGACCAATTCGCCCGCCTCCAGCGCCGCCTTCGCGTTGCGATGATTGGCGTTCATCGCGCCGACCTGCACCGCGATCTCGCGCAGCAGCGGCGTCTGGAACAGAAACCTCGCCCCCAGGGTTCGCGGCAGGCGGCCCAACCGGAAAAAAATTTCCCGGATCAGCAGATAGGCGTGGAAAGGCAGGACGCCGTGGTTCATCACCAAGAGGGCGGGCCCGCGCTTGGGAACATGTTCCAAGCCACGGGTCTCGTAGCGGAAATATCCCTGAAGGAAATTAAACAGCGAGCGGATCTCGCGGATAAATTGCGGGTTGGGCCGGGGATTTACCCTCGCTTCGGCCAGCATCCTGAAAAACCTTGACCACATAGCCCCATGATTGGCCATCCGGATCGGCGCGGCAAGGTAAACCTTTTTCCACCCTACTTGATTCCCACCACCATCGAATCGGGCCCGGACAGCGGCTCGACGTAGGCCTCCTGGAAACCGACCTCCTTCATCCAGCCGATGCAATCGGCCCCGGTGAAGTCGAAGCCGCCCGTCGTCTCGATCAGCATGTTCAGGCTCATCAGGAGGCCGAAGGCGTTGCGGCGGCGCTCGTCGTCGATGATGGCCTCGTGGACGATCAGCGCGCCGCCCTTGGGCAGCGCGGCATAGGCCTTGGCCAGGAGTTGCTTTTTCTGCGCCAGGTCCCAGTCGTGCAGGATGTGCCCCATCAAGAGGACCTCGGCCTCGGGCAAAGGGTCTTCCATGAAATTTCCCGGATGGAATTTCAGGCGCTCGGCGAGGCCCTGCGAGGCGACGTATTCTTCGAAGATGGGCCCCACCTGCGGGAGGTCGAAGCCCCCGCCCTTCAAATGAGGATGGGCCAGCGCCAGCTGGACGGGCACTCCGC
Proteins encoded in this region:
- a CDS encoding acyltransferase family protein, with protein sequence MANHGAMWSRFFRMLAEARVNPRPNPQFIREIRSLFNFLQGYFRYETRGLEHVPKRGPALLVMNHGVLPFHAYLLIREIFFRLGRLPRTLGARFLFQTPLLREIAVQVGAMNANHRNAKAALEAGELVLVAPGGIYEALLVHPGMKTIPWHGRYGFAVVACKMGAPIIPTYCQGINEVYLTSRVFLRQRVRILRRIRFSLPFFFGIGLLPFPVKLVHRIGKPISTKRRKGESFRKAVRRIHEEVLAAMRELMQEKDGEKSL